One Cryptomeria japonica chromosome 9, Sugi_1.0, whole genome shotgun sequence genomic window carries:
- the LOC131059073 gene encoding uncharacterized protein LOC131059073 isoform X2, with protein MEDDLTCISVALDWTPNNNHVGFYVAKALNYYEQEGFKVDLISPHLDNYSTTPAFKVSSKSATFALGPSETVIGHHLPPSSQTRAKLVAIATILQEDASAIATLKGSNISRPRDLDGKTYASYAARFEGRIVQHLIQADGGEGLFTEVTPDKLGIWNVLVTGKADATWIFSSWEGVEAKRKHIELNEFRLTDYGIPYGFSPVVFAHPDTLKAYPDMVRRFLRATAKGYTYSATNIDKASLILCCFEGQCF; from the exons ATGGAGGATGATCTGACTTGTATTTCCGTGGCTCTTGACTGGACTCCAAACAACAACCACGTAGGATTCTACGTTGCAAAGGCACTCAACTACTATGAACAAGAGGGCTTCAAAGTCGATCTGATCAGCCCGCATTTAGATAATTATTCAACTACACCGGCCTTCAAAGTTTCTTCCAAATCCGCCA CATTTGCACTTGGTCCATCAGAGACTGTGATTGGGCACCATTTGCCTCCTTCAAGCCAAACCAGAGCAAAACTTGTTGCCATTGCAACTATTCTTCAGGAGGATGCTAGTGCAATTG CTACTTTGAAAGGATCTAATATTTCACGGCCTCGAGATCTGGACGGTAAAACATATGCATCATATGCAGCACGCTTTGAAGGACGCATTGTGCAGCATCTAATTCAAGCTGATGGAGGCGAAGGTCTGTTTACAGAGGTCACTCCTGATAAATTGGGAATATGGAATGTTCTAGTAACGGGAAAGGCTGACGCAACATGGATATTTTCATCCTGGGAAGGGGTTGAAGCTAAACGCAAGCACATTGAACTTAATGAATTCAGACTAACAGATTATGG GATTCCTTATGGCTTTTCCCCAGTTGTGTTTGCCCACCCCGATACTCTCAA AGCTTATCCAGACATGGTTAGGCGTTTCTTGAGGGCAACTGCCAAAGGTTACACTTATTCCGCGACAAATATTGACAAGGCATCGCTTATCTTATGC TGTTTCGAGGGGCAATGTTTTTAA